A single window of Ignavibacteriota bacterium DNA harbors:
- a CDS encoding TolC family protein yields the protein MKKFYTVIFIALTFHNYFAQEIYDLEKSISVALQKSFGIQNANYSLISSQKNLEAFKAGLFSQLDLEFDIPTYSKSLSSQFNPLLSREDFFELGSTRVEGRLSLSQPIIFTNGNINLTGRLFGREQFGTNIITTKDYFTNVSISLQQPLFTFNTQSANLERAEINLENAKRHFNESEQNLIFNVKSAFYNLYKIKENVKILEEKVKQNEESYLTAKNKLIAGLIAEVEALQLEVDLASSKNELLNSQRSYEEDLANFKLLIGLELDDKIEIISNLQYLPILVDEEKAIESAINNRPDLLNQQSEIYLSQLNVEEIDSRRQIKADLVARYGLSKNDEKFSSLYADLLDDINIGLNLSIPIWDWGQNNKQVEAAEANYKISQLVYENLKKNIRNEVISAINSLNSAKARVEVLSKTVEIAEKSYNISLERFKAGTISSFDLAQMQIRLTEAKNNSLNALIDYNLSLADLERKTYLNLQ from the coding sequence TTTTCATAATTATTTTGCGCAGGAAATATATGACCTTGAGAAATCAATTTCTGTTGCGCTGCAGAAAAGCTTTGGAATTCAAAACGCGAATTACTCATTGATTTCTTCGCAGAAAAATTTAGAAGCATTTAAAGCCGGACTATTTTCTCAATTAGATCTGGAATTTGATATTCCTACCTATTCAAAAAGTTTATCAAGCCAATTTAATCCGTTATTAAGCAGGGAAGATTTCTTTGAATTGGGAAGTACAAGAGTTGAAGGAAGATTAAGTTTGTCACAGCCGATAATATTTACAAACGGGAATATTAATTTAACTGGAAGACTATTTGGAAGAGAACAATTTGGAACAAATATTATAACTACAAAAGATTATTTTACAAATGTAAGCATTTCACTTCAGCAGCCGCTATTTACTTTTAACACACAAAGCGCAAATTTGGAACGAGCAGAAATAAATTTGGAAAATGCCAAAAGACATTTTAATGAGTCAGAACAAAATTTAATTTTTAATGTTAAATCGGCTTTTTACAATCTTTATAAAATTAAAGAAAACGTAAAAATACTTGAAGAAAAAGTTAAGCAAAATGAAGAGTCGTATTTAACCGCTAAAAATAAATTAATTGCTGGATTAATTGCAGAAGTAGAAGCTCTTCAGTTGGAAGTTGATTTGGCTTCAAGTAAAAATGAACTTCTTAATTCGCAAAGATCATATGAAGAAGACCTCGCAAATTTTAAGCTGCTTATTGGATTGGAATTAGACGATAAAATTGAAATAATATCCAATCTTCAGTATTTACCTATTTTAGTTGATGAAGAAAAAGCAATTGAGAGCGCAATAAATAACCGGCCGGATCTTTTAAATCAACAAAGTGAAATATATCTTTCACAGCTTAACGTTGAAGAAATAGATTCACGAAGACAAATAAAAGCAGATCTGGTGGCAAGGTATGGTTTGAGCAAAAATGACGAAAAATTCTCAAGCCTATACGCTGATCTTTTGGATGATATTAACATTGGTTTAAATTTGTCAATCCCAATTTGGGATTGGGGGCAAAACAATAAACAAGTAGAAGCCGCCGAAGCAAATTATAAAATAAGTCAGCTTGTTTATGAAAATTTAAAGAAGAATATTAGAAACGAAGTCATCTCGGCAATTAATAGTTTAAATTCAGCTAAAGCGCGTGTCGAAGTTTTAAGTAAAACGGTTGAAATTGCCGAAAAAAGTTACAACATTTCATTGGAAAGATTTAAAGCTGGTACAATCTCCAGTTTCGATTTAGCCCAAATGCAAATAAGATTGACTGAAGCCAAAAACAACAGCTTAAACGCATT